A genomic segment from Sphingopyxis sp. DBS4 encodes:
- a CDS encoding nitronate monooxygenase family protein — translation MSNLNDLMARGTVLLGSDYAILCGAMSWVSERHLVSAISNAGGFGVIACGAMTPELLDAEIAATKTLATRNFGVNLITMHPQLFDLIDVCAKHGVGHVVLAGGLPPKGSLEAIKASGAKVICFAPTLALAKKLVRSGVDALVIEGMEAGGHIGPVSTSVLAQEILPTLADEVPIFVAGGIGRGEAIAGYLEMGASGVQLGTRFVCATESIAHPAFKKAFIRASARDAVASVQIDPRLPVIPVRALKNNGTEAFTAKQREVANLLDTGEVDMLEAQLQIEHYWAGALRRAVIDGDVEGGSLMAGQSVGMVTSEESVADIIAALVQQAEAALHARG, via the coding sequence ATGAGCAATCTTAACGATCTTATGGCGCGCGGAACCGTGCTTCTCGGCAGCGATTACGCCATTTTGTGCGGGGCAATGAGCTGGGTCTCGGAGCGCCATCTGGTGAGCGCGATCAGCAACGCGGGCGGCTTCGGCGTCATCGCCTGCGGTGCGATGACACCCGAACTTCTCGATGCCGAGATCGCAGCGACCAAGACGCTCGCGACCCGCAATTTCGGCGTCAACCTGATCACCATGCACCCGCAACTCTTCGACCTGATCGACGTCTGCGCAAAGCATGGCGTCGGCCATGTCGTCCTCGCAGGCGGCCTGCCGCCCAAGGGAAGCCTTGAGGCAATCAAGGCATCGGGCGCGAAGGTCATCTGCTTCGCGCCGACGCTGGCGCTGGCGAAAAAGCTCGTCCGGTCGGGCGTCGATGCGCTGGTCATCGAGGGCATGGAGGCCGGCGGCCACATCGGCCCCGTATCGACGAGCGTGCTGGCGCAGGAAATTCTGCCGACGCTCGCGGACGAGGTGCCGATCTTCGTCGCCGGCGGCATCGGCCGCGGCGAGGCGATCGCCGGCTATCTGGAGATGGGCGCTTCGGGCGTCCAGCTCGGCACGCGCTTCGTCTGCGCGACCGAAAGCATCGCGCATCCCGCTTTCAAGAAGGCGTTCATCCGCGCCTCCGCGCGCGATGCGGTCGCGAGCGTGCAGATCGATCCGCGCCTGCCGGTGATCCCGGTTCGCGCGCTCAAGAATAACGGCACCGAGGCCTTTACCGCCAAGCAGCGCGAGGTCGCGAACCTGCTCGACACGGGCGAGGTCGACATGCTGGAAGCGCAGCTTCAGATCGAGCATTATTGGGCGGGCGCCCTGCGCCGCGCGGTCATCGACGGCGACGTCGAGGGCGGTTCGTTAATGGCAGGGCAATCGGTGGGTATGGTAACGTCGGAGGAGAGCGTTGCCGATATCATCGCGGCTTTGGTGCAACAGGCCGAAGCCGCATTGCACGCACGGGGTTGA
- a CDS encoding TonB-dependent receptor, whose protein sequence is MTAKYPSARRRLPAASVSLTLLLALAATPALAAETAADAEDVDTTAAQVEGGSYGGDILVTARRRQETAQDVPIAISVVAGEQIDNTGSFNVGRLTQLTPTLQFYSSNPRNTAVNIRGIGAPFGLTNDGIEQGVGIYVDDVYYSRVASSTFDFLDVAQIEVLRGPQGTLYGKNTTAGAINITTNQPTFDFEGKAEVSIGNLNFKQAKAAISGPLTDHLAARVAISSTSRRGTIYNVTTDRWVQSQDNIGIRGQLLWQPNDDLSITLSGDWNKQDAVCCASVFVRTGETQRPTNRQYAALAAAQGYVVPSTNPYDRLTDLDANLNAGNEIGGVALRVKWDVGPGTLTSVTAWRYWDWQPENDRDFTGLPIVTKSQNPSQQNQYTQELRYNYTGDRFDFVLGGFYYYQRIDTQGTEQHGPASSRWTLNPTSALANDPSVLDGLTAINTQFLKNTSAALFGQASWKISDQFTIQPGVRLNYDKKEGFYQRRVFAGDGTPVVFGPTDAVTLARLGVFAPQEYAPAFSDWNFSYDLTATYKATRDLLFYATYAKTFKSGGINQNGVPNDADNNPLLGAATVKPESVNHYEAGIKAEFWDRRATFNLTAFRSDIRNFQANVNNGQFGVLRGYLANAGKVRTQGFEGDFSIRPSERFRAYVNGAYTDAKYVKFVDAPCAPEQSGGTNSPPNCDISGQRLPGVSKWAFSFGAEVNAESKLFDQDGQFYFGYDGSYRSDWSSNPTPSAYTWVKGYSLSNFRAGFRTENGLDLFAWVRNAFDQDYIDQLSVGPGNTGLIVGLPGDPRTWGGTVKVSF, encoded by the coding sequence ATGACCGCAAAATATCCGTCTGCCCGCCGGCGCCTGCCGGCCGCCTCCGTCTCGCTCACCCTGCTTCTCGCGCTCGCTGCAACCCCGGCACTTGCCGCCGAAACCGCTGCCGATGCCGAGGACGTCGACACCACCGCTGCGCAGGTCGAGGGCGGTAGCTATGGCGGCGACATTCTTGTCACCGCGCGCCGCCGCCAGGAAACTGCGCAGGATGTGCCGATCGCGATCTCGGTCGTCGCGGGCGAACAGATCGACAATACCGGCAGTTTCAACGTCGGCCGTCTGACCCAGCTCACCCCGACGCTGCAATTTTACTCGTCGAACCCGCGCAACACCGCGGTCAACATCCGCGGCATCGGCGCTCCCTTCGGACTTACCAACGACGGGATCGAGCAGGGGGTCGGCATCTATGTCGACGACGTCTATTATTCGCGCGTCGCCTCCTCGACCTTCGACTTCCTCGACGTCGCGCAGATCGAGGTGCTGCGCGGGCCGCAGGGAACGCTCTATGGCAAGAACACCACCGCGGGCGCGATCAACATCACGACCAACCAGCCGACCTTCGATTTCGAGGGCAAGGCCGAGGTCAGCATCGGCAATCTGAACTTCAAGCAGGCGAAGGCCGCGATCTCCGGCCCGCTCACCGACCATCTTGCGGCGCGCGTTGCGATTTCGTCGACCAGCCGTCGCGGTACCATCTATAACGTCACGACCGACCGCTGGGTTCAGAGCCAGGACAATATCGGCATTCGCGGTCAATTGCTGTGGCAGCCGAACGACGATCTTTCGATCACGCTTTCGGGCGACTGGAACAAGCAGGATGCGGTCTGCTGCGCGTCGGTGTTCGTGCGCACCGGCGAGACGCAGCGCCCGACGAACCGCCAATATGCCGCGCTCGCCGCGGCGCAGGGTTATGTCGTGCCGAGCACCAACCCCTATGACCGGCTGACCGACCTCGACGCCAATCTCAATGCGGGGAACGAGATCGGCGGCGTCGCGCTGCGCGTCAAATGGGACGTCGGCCCCGGCACGCTGACCTCGGTTACCGCGTGGCGCTATTGGGACTGGCAGCCCGAGAACGACCGCGACTTCACCGGCCTGCCGATCGTCACCAAGTCGCAGAACCCGTCGCAGCAGAACCAGTATACGCAGGAATTGCGCTATAATTACACTGGCGACCGCTTCGACTTCGTGCTCGGCGGCTTCTATTATTACCAGCGCATCGACACGCAGGGGACCGAGCAGCATGGCCCGGCGTCGAGCCGCTGGACGCTCAATCCGACGAGCGCGCTGGCGAACGACCCGTCGGTGCTCGACGGTCTGACCGCGATCAACACCCAGTTCCTCAAGAACACCAGCGCCGCGCTGTTCGGGCAGGCGAGCTGGAAGATCAGCGACCAGTTCACGATTCAGCCCGGCGTCCGGCTGAACTATGACAAGAAGGAAGGCTTTTATCAGCGGCGTGTTTTTGCAGGCGACGGAACGCCGGTCGTCTTTGGGCCGACCGATGCGGTCACGCTCGCGCGGCTCGGCGTGTTCGCGCCGCAGGAATATGCGCCCGCGTTCAGCGACTGGAACTTCAGCTACGACCTGACCGCGACCTACAAGGCGACGCGCGATCTGCTTTTCTATGCGACCTATGCCAAGACCTTCAAATCGGGCGGCATCAACCAGAATGGCGTGCCGAACGATGCGGACAACAATCCGCTGCTCGGCGCTGCGACGGTGAAGCCGGAGTCGGTCAATCATTACGAGGCGGGGATCAAGGCCGAGTTTTGGGACCGCCGCGCCACCTTCAACCTCACCGCCTTCCGCAGCGATATCCGGAATTTCCAGGCCAATGTGAACAATGGCCAGTTCGGCGTGCTGCGCGGCTATCTTGCCAATGCGGGGAAGGTGCGGACGCAGGGCTTCGAGGGCGATTTCTCGATCCGCCCGAGCGAACGCTTCCGGGCCTATGTCAACGGCGCCTATACCGATGCCAAATATGTGAAATTCGTCGATGCGCCGTGCGCGCCCGAGCAGTCGGGCGGGACGAACAGCCCACCGAACTGCGACATTTCGGGCCAGCGGCTGCCGGGGGTTTCCAAATGGGCCTTTTCCTTCGGGGCTGAGGTCAACGCCGAATCGAAGCTCTTCGACCAGGATGGGCAATTCTATTTCGGTTACGACGGCAGCTACCGGTCCGACTGGTCGTCGAACCCGACGCCGTCGGCCTATACCTGGGTCAAGGGCTATTCGCTGTCGAACTTCCGCGCCGGGTTCCGGACCGAGAATGGCCTCGACCTCTTCGCCTGGGTCCGGAATGCGTTCGATCAGGACTATATCGACCAGCTCAGCGTCGGACCGGGCAATACCGGGCTGATCGTCGGCCTGCCGGGCGATCCCCGCACTTGGGGCGGGACGGTCAAGGTCAGTTTCTGA
- a CDS encoding YezD family protein, producing the protein MSSFKEAAKGGSEQVPRAVQTVLDALEKLKFGAIQLTVHEGRLVQVDVTERHRYPN; encoded by the coding sequence ATGAGCTCCTTCAAGGAGGCCGCCAAAGGCGGGTCCGAGCAAGTGCCCCGCGCCGTCCAGACGGTGCTCGACGCGCTTGAAAAGCTGAAGTTCGGCGCCATCCAGCTCACCGTCCACGAGGGGCGGCTGGTGCAGGTCGACGTCACCGAACGCCACCGCTACCCGAACTGA
- the ptsP gene encoding phosphoenolpyruvate--protein phosphotransferase — translation MTNAPPPPTSAAQSARTILTRLHEVMAARSNAQSKLNQVVGIIGECLHSEVCSIYLLRDGTLELYATRGLKQEAVHVTRLALGEGLVGTIAAQIETLNLDEAAAHPDYSYRPETGEELFHSFAGVPIIRREQAVGVLCVQHSDPRRYEEIEIETLQTVAMVLSELIANADLVDTTARIDAAAADQSAQRLSGQKLVDGMGAGIAVFHQPRITIEHTVADDVEAERHRVYAAFDKMREQIDRMTSQAEFGIGGEQEEVLETYKMFAYDEGWSRRINEAIDSGLTAEAAIERVQQRTRMRMRQIDDPLLRDRMHDLEDLSNRLIRIVSGQMGTAAQMGLRQDSILIARNLGPAELLEYDRRRLKGVVLEEGSLTAHVIIVARAMGVPVIGRVRDVRSSIREGDLLLLDAGAGTVHVRPTQAVQDAFDAKLEITQKRRADLAALRDLPAITKDGVPIELMINAGLREDVAALDLTGARGIGLFRTEFQFLVSATLPQRERQQRLYRDVLDAAGDRPVIFRTVDIGGDKVLPYMNMEDSEQEENPAMGWRALRLALEREGLLKVQARALMEAAAGRTLNVMFPMVSEPWEYEAARELFVKQRAWLASHNKKLPVAIRYGAMLEVPGLVETLDLMLPHLDFLSIGTNDLTQFLFAADRAHPRLAERYDWLSPTVMRYLARVVKLVSGSKVTLGVCGEMAGRPLEAMALLGLGIERLSITPAGVGPVKAMIRSLDLGALRADMPAILAHPAADPRGQYQDWAKAHKVDLGD, via the coding sequence ATGACCAACGCCCCGCCTCCGCCGACGTCGGCCGCCCAGTCGGCGCGCACCATCCTGACCCGACTGCACGAGGTCATGGCGGCGCGCAGCAATGCGCAGAGCAAGCTCAATCAGGTCGTCGGCATCATCGGCGAATGCCTGCACAGCGAGGTCTGCTCCATCTATCTGCTGCGCGACGGAACGCTTGAACTCTATGCGACGCGCGGCCTCAAGCAGGAGGCGGTGCACGTCACCCGCCTCGCGCTCGGCGAAGGCCTTGTCGGCACGATCGCCGCGCAGATCGAGACGCTAAACCTCGACGAGGCGGCGGCGCACCCGGATTATTCCTATCGTCCCGAAACCGGCGAAGAACTCTTCCACAGCTTCGCCGGCGTGCCGATCATCCGCCGCGAGCAGGCGGTCGGCGTGCTCTGCGTCCAGCATAGCGATCCACGCCGCTATGAAGAGATAGAGATAGAGACGCTGCAGACCGTCGCGATGGTGCTGTCCGAACTGATCGCCAACGCCGATCTGGTCGACACCACCGCGCGCATCGACGCCGCAGCCGCCGATCAGTCGGCGCAGCGATTGTCGGGGCAAAAGCTCGTCGACGGCATGGGCGCGGGCATCGCGGTCTTTCACCAGCCGCGCATTACCATCGAACATACGGTCGCCGACGATGTCGAGGCCGAGCGCCACCGCGTCTATGCCGCATTCGACAAGATGCGCGAACAGATCGACCGCATGACGAGCCAGGCCGAATTCGGCATCGGCGGCGAGCAGGAAGAGGTTCTCGAGACCTACAAGATGTTCGCCTATGACGAGGGCTGGTCACGCCGGATCAACGAAGCGATCGACAGCGGCCTGACCGCCGAGGCCGCAATCGAGCGCGTCCAGCAGCGCACCCGGATGCGGATGCGCCAGATCGACGATCCGCTGCTGCGCGATAGGATGCACGATCTGGAGGATTTGTCGAACCGACTGATCCGCATCGTGTCGGGGCAGATGGGCACCGCGGCGCAGATGGGCCTACGGCAGGATTCGATCCTGATCGCACGCAACCTCGGCCCCGCCGAACTGCTCGAATATGATCGCCGCCGGCTGAAAGGCGTGGTTCTCGAAGAAGGGTCGCTGACCGCGCACGTCATCATCGTCGCGCGCGCCATGGGGGTTCCGGTCATCGGCCGCGTCCGCGACGTGCGCTCCTCGATCCGTGAGGGCGACCTGCTGCTGCTCGATGCCGGCGCGGGCACCGTCCACGTCCGCCCGACCCAGGCCGTGCAGGATGCCTTCGACGCCAAGCTCGAAATCACGCAAAAGCGCCGCGCCGATCTGGCCGCACTGCGCGATCTGCCCGCGATTACAAAGGACGGCGTGCCGATCGAGCTGATGATCAATGCAGGGCTGCGCGAGGACGTCGCCGCGCTCGACCTGACCGGGGCGCGCGGCATCGGGCTGTTCCGCACCGAATTCCAGTTCCTCGTCTCGGCGACGCTGCCGCAGCGCGAGCGGCAGCAGCGGCTCTACCGCGACGTCCTCGACGCGGCGGGCGACCGGCCGGTCATCTTCCGGACGGTCGATATCGGCGGCGACAAGGTGCTGCCCTATATGAACATGGAGGATTCCGAGCAGGAGGAAAATCCCGCGATGGGCTGGCGCGCGCTGCGCCTGGCGCTCGAACGCGAAGGACTGCTGAAGGTACAGGCGCGCGCGCTGATGGAGGCGGCGGCCGGCCGGACGCTCAACGTCATGTTTCCGATGGTATCGGAACCCTGGGAATATGAGGCAGCGCGCGAGCTGTTCGTCAAGCAGCGCGCCTGGCTCGCGAGCCACAACAAAAAGCTGCCGGTCGCGATCCGCTATGGCGCGATGCTCGAAGTGCCGGGGCTGGTCGAGACGCTCGATCTGATGCTGCCGCATCTCGACTTTCTGTCGATCGGCACCAACGACCTCACCCAGTTCCTCTTCGCCGCTGATCGCGCGCACCCGCGGCTTGCCGAACGCTACGACTGGCTGTCGCCGACGGTCATGCGCTATCTCGCGCGCGTCGTGAAGCTGGTGTCGGGCAGCAAGGTCACACTCGGCGTGTGCGGAGAAATGGCGGGACGTCCGTTGGAGGCGATGGCGCTCCTCGGCCTCGGCATCGAACGGCTGTCAATCACGCCGGCGGGGGTCGGCCCGGTCAAGGCGATGATCCGCTCGCTCGACCTGGGCGCGCTACGCGCGGATATGCCGGCCATCCTGGCCCACCCCGCGGCGGACCCGCGCGGACAATATCAGGATTGGGCCAAGGCCCATAAGGTCGATCTGGGCGACTAG
- the katG gene encoding catalase/peroxidase HPI — translation MNAPQTGCPFGGKDRFRSLLGRTNKDWWPDALPLDILTQNGASPDPMGEDFDYAKAFQSLDYQALKADITALMTDSKPWWPADYGHYGPFFIRMAWHAAGTYRTADGRGGANSGQQRFAPLNSWPDNGNLDKARRLLWPIKQKYGAKISWADLFILTGNVAIESMGGPVFGFGGGRKDVYEAERDIYWGAEEQWVNEGVQTRIDPDKELDLENPLAAIQMGLIYVNPEGPGGNPDPLQSARDIKITFERMAMSHEETVALTAGGHTFGKAHGAGDASLVGAAPEAADISLMGLGWTSSFETGVGAHAITSGIEGAWVNTPTEWSENYFRLLLDYDYELVKSPAGAQQWQPINQKEEDMAPDAHNPGKKVPTMMTTADMALKMDPELRRISEKFRNDHEAFKDAFARAWFKLCHRDMGPKVRYLGPEVPAEDLIWQDPVPAGSKPSDGDVAAFKSAILASGLTVGELVKAAWASASTFRKTDFRGGANGARVALAPQKDWAVNDPAELAKVLGKIDELRGSLSLADAIVLAGSAAVEKAAKDAGFDVAVPFTGGRGDAAQEWTDVESFEVMEPRADAFRNYLATKHSVKTEELMLDRASLLGLSVPELTVLVGGLRVLGANQGGSRHGVFTNRVGQLTTDFFVNLLDMDTIWEVVDASGDEEFIGYDRGGRTERWRATRTDLIFGSNSQLRATAEVYAEKGHEEKFVRDFVKAWVKVMNADRFDVG, via the coding sequence ATGAACGCCCCCCAGACAGGCTGCCCCTTTGGCGGCAAGGACCGTTTCCGCTCACTGCTCGGCCGCACGAACAAGGATTGGTGGCCCGACGCGCTGCCGCTCGACATCCTGACCCAGAACGGCGCCTCGCCCGATCCGATGGGTGAGGATTTCGACTATGCCAAGGCCTTCCAGTCGCTCGACTATCAGGCGCTGAAGGCCGACATCACCGCGCTGATGACCGACAGCAAACCGTGGTGGCCCGCCGACTATGGGCATTACGGCCCCTTTTTCATCCGCATGGCGTGGCACGCCGCGGGTACCTATCGCACCGCCGACGGCCGCGGCGGCGCGAACAGCGGGCAGCAGCGCTTCGCGCCGCTCAACAGCTGGCCGGACAACGGCAATCTCGACAAGGCGCGGCGCCTGCTGTGGCCGATCAAGCAGAAATATGGCGCGAAGATCTCGTGGGCGGACCTGTTCATCCTGACCGGCAATGTCGCGATCGAATCGATGGGCGGCCCGGTGTTCGGCTTCGGCGGCGGTCGCAAGGACGTCTATGAGGCCGAGCGCGATATCTATTGGGGCGCCGAGGAGCAATGGGTCAACGAAGGCGTCCAGACGCGCATCGACCCCGACAAGGAACTCGACCTCGAAAACCCGCTCGCGGCGATCCAGATGGGCCTGATCTACGTCAATCCCGAAGGGCCGGGCGGCAATCCCGACCCGCTGCAATCGGCGCGCGACATCAAGATCACCTTCGAGCGCATGGCGATGAGCCATGAGGAGACGGTGGCGCTCACCGCCGGCGGCCACACCTTCGGCAAGGCGCATGGCGCGGGCGATGCGAGCCTGGTCGGCGCGGCGCCCGAAGCCGCCGACATCTCGCTGATGGGGCTCGGCTGGACGAGCAGCTTCGAGACCGGGGTGGGCGCGCACGCGATCACCAGCGGCATCGAGGGCGCGTGGGTGAACACGCCGACTGAGTGGTCGGAAAATTATTTCCGCCTGCTCCTCGACTATGATTACGAGCTGGTGAAGAGCCCTGCCGGCGCGCAGCAGTGGCAGCCGATCAACCAGAAAGAAGAGGACATGGCCCCCGACGCCCATAATCCGGGCAAAAAGGTGCCGACGATGATGACCACCGCCGACATGGCGCTGAAGATGGACCCCGAACTGCGCCGGATTTCGGAGAAGTTCAGGAACGACCATGAAGCGTTCAAGGACGCCTTCGCGCGCGCCTGGTTCAAGCTCTGCCATCGCGACATGGGACCGAAGGTCCGCTACCTCGGCCCCGAAGTGCCGGCTGAAGATCTGATCTGGCAGGACCCGGTGCCGGCGGGGAGCAAGCCGTCGGACGGTGACGTCGCGGCGTTCAAGAGTGCGATCCTCGCCTCGGGGCTGACCGTCGGCGAACTCGTCAAGGCGGCCTGGGCGTCGGCCTCGACCTTCCGCAAGACCGACTTTCGCGGCGGCGCCAACGGCGCGCGCGTCGCGCTGGCGCCGCAGAAGGACTGGGCGGTCAACGACCCGGCCGAGCTTGCGAAAGTGCTCGGCAAGATCGATGAACTGCGCGGCAGCCTGTCGCTCGCCGACGCGATCGTCCTTGCGGGCAGCGCGGCGGTCGAGAAGGCGGCGAAGGATGCGGGCTTCGACGTCGCGGTGCCTTTCACCGGCGGCCGCGGCGACGCGGCGCAGGAGTGGACTGACGTCGAGAGCTTCGAGGTGATGGAGCCGAGGGCCGACGCCTTCCGCAACTATCTCGCCACCAAGCACAGCGTGAAGACCGAGGAACTGATGCTCGATCGCGCGTCGCTGCTCGGCCTGTCGGTGCCCGAACTGACGGTTCTGGTCGGGGGCCTGCGCGTCCTCGGCGCGAACCAGGGCGGCAGCAGGCACGGCGTGTTCACGAACCGCGTCGGGCAACTCACCACCGACTTCTTCGTCAATCTGCTCGACATGGACACGATCTGGGAAGTGGTCGATGCGAGCGGCGACGAGGAGTTCATCGGCTACGACCGCGGCGGCCGCACCGAGCGCTGGCGCGCGACGCGCACCGACCTGATCTTCGGCTCCAACTCGCAGCTTCGCGCCACCGCCGAAGTCTATGCCGAGAAGGGGCATGAGGAGAAGTTCGTGCGCGACTTCGTCAAGGCCTGGGTCAAGGTGATGAACGCCGACCGTTTCGACGTCGGCTAA
- a CDS encoding inner membrane-spanning protein YciB, which produces MRNLLYAVGPMIFDSLGVIVFAVLLGVGVGIVPATIAGMVVAVAVVGHELARGRPVAALQWISLAMVVFSAAATMLTGDPRFVMAKPSVVYLIVGAAMLRRGWLNRYIPPEQVELVGDVMDRFGYVWAAMMFFTAVANLVIAIGFTAWWPLFVGVFPLASKAALFAVHFSVVQWIGQVRLRRRAGGLQPVAAE; this is translated from the coding sequence ATGCGCAACCTGCTCTATGCCGTCGGGCCGATGATCTTCGATTCGCTGGGCGTGATCGTCTTTGCCGTCCTGCTCGGCGTCGGGGTGGGGATCGTTCCCGCGACGATCGCGGGGATGGTGGTCGCGGTGGCGGTGGTCGGCCACGAGCTTGCGCGCGGGCGGCCGGTGGCGGCGCTCCAGTGGATCAGTCTTGCGATGGTGGTCTTCTCGGCCGCCGCGACGATGCTGACCGGCGACCCGCGCTTCGTGATGGCGAAGCCCTCGGTCGTCTATCTGATCGTCGGCGCCGCGATGTTGCGCCGCGGCTGGCTCAACCGTTATATTCCGCCCGAGCAGGTCGAGTTGGTCGGCGATGTCATGGATCGCTTCGGCTATGTGTGGGCGGCAATGATGTTTTTCACCGCCGTCGCCAATCTGGTGATCGCGATCGGCTTCACCGCCTGGTGGCCGCTGTTCGTCGGCGTGTTTCCGCTCGCGTCGAAAGCCGCGCTGTTCGCGGTGCATTTCAGCGTCGTGCAATGGATCGGGCAGGTCCGGCTGCGCCGCCGCGCGGGCGGGTTGCAGCCGGTCGCCGCCGAATAG
- a CDS encoding GFA family protein, which produces MTESPTRASGQCHCGAIRYSIPTAVEHHALCHCRDCRRHAGAPMVGWALVNQADLEMTGTPKIYVSSEHGRRHFCADCGTGLFYTNEAIFPGQIDVQSATLDDPDLIPAGAQIQIAERIGWMEKLDEMPTFNRYPGMD; this is translated from the coding sequence ATGACCGAATCCCCCACCCGAGCCAGCGGCCAGTGCCATTGCGGCGCGATCCGCTATTCGATACCGACCGCGGTCGAACATCATGCGCTGTGCCATTGCCGCGACTGCCGCCGCCATGCCGGCGCGCCGATGGTCGGCTGGGCGCTGGTCAATCAGGCCGATCTGGAGATGACCGGCACGCCCAAAATCTATGTATCATCCGAACATGGCCGGCGCCATTTCTGCGCCGATTGCGGCACCGGCCTCTTCTATACCAACGAGGCGATTTTTCCGGGCCAGATCGACGTCCAGTCGGCAACGCTCGACGATCCGGACCTGATCCCCGCCGGCGCGCAGATCCAGATTGCCGAGCGCATCGGCTGGATGGAGAAGCTGGACGAAATGCCGACGTTCAATCGCTATCCGGGGATGGATTAG
- a CDS encoding serine hydrolase has product MLARAAFGLALAAAALPVQAATEIDRAWAAGYRAAFTCSALWNGAGKPLEAIERDELTGIYLEIEADVHALNADVDDKAKVVRVRYRDDMPPRLAQWITGEGCVTLPIGAAPIPIAGFTGAARPVLDDQPWPMGDRDARAPVPRGFTPFASAAEAVAAYGGRTSSLLIVKNGRIVVERYWGGHDVHTAQRTFSVAKSMAATLIGHAVLQGSVDVKAPALIAEWQSPGDPRAAITTEQLMRMASGLTSDTAGNRSDAIYMGGASVRQWTTQWPLLNPPGTQYRYANNDTLLATLSLKAAEAKAGRTLDPNAFFDRIGMTRTFAEHDKDGDYILSSQVWTTARDLARLGLLYQNDGRWRGERLLPVDWRRFVTAPTGPQPEGAFGYGACFWLLNKSEGIPADAFGAFGNRGQYLVVIPSRQLVIVRQGYDDGKQRLDIAKLVAAIVAADGKGP; this is encoded by the coding sequence ATGCTGGCGCGCGCCGCTTTCGGCCTGGCACTCGCGGCCGCCGCGCTTCCGGTGCAGGCGGCCACCGAGATCGATCGGGCCTGGGCGGCCGGCTATCGCGCGGCCTTCACCTGCTCGGCGTTGTGGAATGGTGCGGGCAAGCCGCTGGAGGCGATCGAACGCGACGAACTGACCGGCATTTATCTCGAGATCGAGGCTGATGTGCACGCGCTGAACGCCGATGTCGACGACAAGGCGAAGGTCGTCCGCGTCAGGTATCGGGACGACATGCCGCCGCGCCTTGCGCAGTGGATAACCGGCGAAGGGTGCGTCACGCTGCCGATCGGCGCCGCCCCGATACCGATCGCCGGCTTCACGGGCGCCGCCCGCCCGGTGCTCGACGATCAGCCATGGCCGATGGGCGACAGGGATGCGCGCGCGCCGGTCCCGCGCGGCTTTACGCCGTTTGCGAGCGCGGCGGAGGCTGTCGCGGCCTATGGCGGGCGGACGAGTTCGCTGCTGATCGTCAAGAACGGCCGGATTGTCGTCGAGCGCTATTGGGGCGGGCACGATGTTCACACCGCGCAGCGCACCTTCTCGGTCGCCAAGTCGATGGCGGCGACGCTGATCGGTCATGCAGTGCTGCAAGGCTCGGTCGATGTGAAGGCGCCCGCGCTGATCGCCGAATGGCAGTCGCCGGGCGACCCGCGCGCGGCGATCACGACCGAGCAGCTCATGCGCATGGCGAGCGGGCTGACCAGCGACACGGCGGGCAATCGCAGTGACGCCATCTATATGGGCGGTGCATCGGTGCGTCAGTGGACGACGCAATGGCCGCTGCTCAATCCGCCGGGCACGCAGTACCGCTACGCCAATAACGACACGCTGCTCGCGACGCTGTCGCTGAAGGCAGCCGAGGCGAAGGCGGGCCGCACGCTCGACCCCAACGCCTTCTTCGACCGCATCGGCATGACGCGCACCTTTGCCGAGCATGACAAGGACGGCGACTATATCCTGTCGAGTCAGGTGTGGACCACCGCGCGCGACCTGGCGCGGCTCGGCCTCCTCTACCAGAATGACGGGAGGTGGCGGGGCGAGCGCCTGCTGCCCGTCGACTGGCGCCGCTTCGTCACCGCGCCGACCGGACCGCAGCCCGAGGGAGCGTTCGGCTACGGCGCCTGTTTCTGGCTGTTGAACAAGTCCGAAGGCATCCCAGCCGATGCTTTCGGAGCCTTCGGCAACCGCGGCCAATATCTGGTGGTCATCCCCTCGCGCCAACTCGTCATCGTCCGTCAGGGTTACGACGATGGAAAGCAGCGGCTCGACATCGCTAAGCTGGTCGCTGCCATCGTCGCGGCGGACGGGAAGGGGCCATAG